CGAGGAGGGCCTTCTCGGGCTTTGCTGAGGCCCGGGATAATGGGCCCATGAAGGTCCTCATCCTCACCGTGGGCACCACCCGGGAACCCCTGGAGGTGGCCCTTTCCGAGCACGCCCCCCAGGGGGTGGTCTTCCTGGCGAGCCAGGCCTCCCACCCGGTGGCGGCGGAGCTCGTTCGGGACTATGGCGGGTCTTTCCGGCACCACACCCTCCTTCTGGAGGACGCGGAAAGCCTCATGGAGGCCTACCAGAAGGCCCTTCTCGCCCTGAGGAAGGCCCTGGAGTGGGAGGCCACGGCCATCGTCGCCGACCTCACCGGGGGCACCAAGCCCATGGCCGCGGGGCTCGTCCTCGCCCTCACGGGGCGGGGGGTGGTCTTCAGCTACGTGGGCGGGGAGGCCCGCGACCCCAGCACGGGCCGGGTCCTGGCCGGGAAGGAGCGGCTCAGGCTCCTGGAGGACCCCACGGCCCGGCTCGGCCTTAGGGAGTGGGCGGGCTTCACCCGGGCCTGGAACGCCTTGAACCTGGGCATGGCCCTCTCTGAGCTGGAAAGCCTCCTGAGGCGGGACCTCTCCCCTTCGGAGGCCCGCTTCTACGGGGCGATGAAGGGGGTGGTGGAGGGGCTCATGGAGTGGGACCGCTTCCGGCACCGGGAGGCCTGGGCGCGGCTTTCCGCCCACCTCCCCGTGGCCCTGGCGGTGGCCGAGGCCTGGGGGCACGGGGCCAAGGTGCGGGTCCTGAAGGGGCTGGAAGACCTCCTCCCCCACCTGAAGGGCATCGTGGAGGCCGGGGGGAGGCCCACCTTCCTCCTCCTCCAGGACCTCCTGGCCAACGCCGAGCGCCGGGCGGCCCTGGGCCGCTTTGACGACGCCCTGGCGAGGCTCTACCGGGCCCTGGAGCTCGCCGTGGAGGCGGACGTCCAGGAGCGGCTGGGCTTCGCCCTGAAGGACCCCAGGACCTGGCCCGAGGGCTTCCCCCAAAGCCTTAAGGAGCGCATCCTCAAGCCCCGGGGCCTCATGGACCTCCTGGACGCGGCCTTTGACCTGGACCTGGCTTTCGGCCAGCAGGGCACCCTGGCCCAGCGCCTCTACGGGGAGAAAAACCGCCTCCAGGCCCTCCTTCAGAAGCGGCACGGAAGCATCCTGGCCCACGGCACGAGGCCCGTGGGGGAGGAGGACTACGCCGCCCTGCGGGACTTCCTCATGGGGCTGGACGAGCGCCTGCGGCCCCTTCCCCCCTGGCCCCTCTTCTGATGACCCTCCACCTCACCCGCCAAGGGGCCACCCTGCGCCTGCGCCGGGGAAGGCTCCTTTTGGAGGAGGAAGGGGTGTTCGCTCCGCCCTGGCCCTTCTTGAGCGCCACCGCCTGCCTGAGGCCGAGGAGGTGGCCCAGGCCCTGGCCCGGGCCGAGGGGGCCTTGGGGCTTGAGCGCCTGCGGGGGGTGGAAGGGGAGGGGAGCCGGGCCTACTTCCGGGGCCTTGCCCGGCTCCTCGGCCCCTACGGCTTCGGGGGCCGCACCCGCAGGCCCCCCGCGGACCCGGTGAACGCCGCCCTCTCCTACGGGTACGCCCTCCTCCTGGGGAGGGTCCTGGTGGCGGTGCGCCTGGCGGGGCTCCACCCCGAGGTGGGCTTCCTCCACGCCGAGGGGCGGCGGAGCCCCGCCCTCGCTTTGGACCTCATGGAGGAGTTCCGGGTGCCCGCCGTGGACCAGGTGGTCCTCTCCGCCTTCCGGAGGGGGCACCTCACCCCGGCCCACGCCGAGGCGCGGGAGGGGGGCGTGTACCTGAACGAGGAGGGGCGGAGGCGGCTCATTGAGCTTGTGGAGGCGCGCCTTCTGGAGGAGG
This region of Thermus thermophilus genomic DNA includes:
- a CDS encoding TIGR02710 family CRISPR-associated CARF protein, coding for MKVLILTVGTTREPLEVALSEHAPQGVVFLASQASHPVAAELVRDYGGSFRHHTLLLEDAESLMEAYQKALLALRKALEWEATAIVADLTGGTKPMAAGLVLALTGRGVVFSYVGGEARDPSTGRVLAGKERLRLLEDPTARLGLREWAGFTRAWNALNLGMALSELESLLRRDLSPSEARFYGAMKGVVEGLMEWDRFRHREAWARLSAHLPVALAVAEAWGHGAKVRVLKGLEDLLPHLKGIVEAGGRPTFLLLQDLLANAERRAALGRFDDALARLYRALELAVEADVQERLGFALKDPRTWPEGFPQSLKERILKPRGLMDLLDAAFDLDLAFGQQGTLAQRLYGEKNRLQALLQKRHGSILAHGTRPVGEEDYAALRDFLMGLDERLRPLPPWPLF
- the cas1 gene encoding CRISPR-associated endonuclease Cas1, which produces MAQALARAEGALGLERLRGVEGEGSRAYFRGLARLLGPYGFGGRTRRPPADPVNAALSYGYALLLGRVLVAVRLAGLHPEVGFLHAEGRRSPALALDLMEEFRVPAVDQVVLSAFRRGHLTPAHAEAREGGVYLNEEGRRRLIELVEARLLEEVAHPLGFRKPLGELIELQAQRLKGALLGRGEYTPFYLRRH